The Vitis riparia cultivar Riparia Gloire de Montpellier isolate 1030 chromosome 10, EGFV_Vit.rip_1.0, whole genome shotgun sequence genome includes a region encoding these proteins:
- the LOC117922862 gene encoding wall-associated receptor kinase 5-like, producing MRMLLQLLVSVHLITIIIFFVFIPQEAGASLTKPGCPEKCGNVTIPYPFGMGKGCYLHRDFEITCNMSSDPPLPLLPQEVQLLQISGDKLRINDIAYRSCFNNQSGKTDSSYVLYNRTHHFSYSYTHNKFIAIGCDIFAYITGHNSTAYATGCASLCNTGNDITAGFSSSACSGIGCCRTYLQTDIASFYLRIRSINMITPTWSSEPCGLAFIAERNFSIREHFNLSSKFDKNLYFVPAVLDWSVGEVSCHEAIRRKNFACGQNTYCNNSIQGRGYNCHCLNGYQGNPYLANGCQDINECNDPKQNACHKIAICSNIPGSYSCTCPAGYHGDGKTNGTGCIPGKRKHLLALVFSLGVGITVFPLILIATGLWLYRRLKERKKKKIKQEFFKKNGGLLLQQQISSSKESVEKTKLYSVEELERATDGFNSSRVIGKGGLGTVYKGMLSDGSIVAIKKSNTVDEKQLDQFVNEVFILSQINHRHIVRLLGCCLETEVPLLVYEYVSNGTLFHHLHDEDHASTLSWKNRLRIGSEIAGALAYLHSYASIAICHRDIKSRNILLDENLRAVVSDFGLSRSIPLDKTHLTALVQGTFGYLDPDYFHSGQFTDKSDVYAFGVVLAELLTGEQAISSDRSEQGLANHFRSAMKQNRLFEILDNQVVNEGQKEEIFAVAKLAKRCLKLNGKKRPTMKQIDIDLQQLGRFQEQLSFQKTKIQEPSLQQQTCQDYCTVSETSHSYTFGPVTEEIMHDDED from the exons ATGAGGATGCTTCTGCAATTGCTAGTATCAGTTCATCTTATCacaatcatcatcttctttgtATTTATACCACAGGAAGCAGGGGCATCTCTGACCAAGCCTGGCTGCCCAGAGAAATGTGGGAATGTTACCATTCCATATCCATTTGGCATGGGAAAAGGCTGTTACCTTCATAGAGATTTTGAGATTACATGCAACATGTCCTCCGATCCGCCTCTTCCACTTCTTCCCCAAGAAGTTCAACTTTTGCAGATATCAGGAGACAAACTGCGCATCAATGATATTGCTTATCGTAGCTGTTTTAACAACCAATCAGGGAAGACTGATtcatcatatgtattatataatAGAACTCACCATTTCAGTTACTCCTACACTCACAATAAGTTCATAGCCATTGGGTGTGACATATTTGCTTATATCACTGGGCACAACAGTACAGCATATGCAACCGGGTGTGCATCGCTTTGCAATACTGGTAATGACATCACTGCTGGTTTTTCCTCTTCTGCTTGCTCTGGCATTGGTTGCTGCAGAACTTATCTCCAAACAGATATTGCATCTTTTTATCTCCGGATTCGCAGCATCAACATGATCACACCAACCTGGTCTTCTGAGCCATGTGGCCTTGCTTTCATAGCGGAGAGGAACTTCTCTATACGTGAACATTTTAACCTCTCTAGTAAATTTGACAAGAATTTGTATTTTGTCCCAGCAGTACTTGACTGGTCAGTTGGGGAAGTCTCTTGCCATGAAGCTATCAGAAGAAAAAACTTTGCATGCGGCCAGAACACTTATTGCAACAACTCCATCCAGGGTCGGGGGTATAATTGTCACTGCCTTAACGGTTACCAAGGGAACCCCTACCTTGCAAATGGCTGCCAAG ATATTAACGAATGCAACGACCCAAAACAAAATGCTTGCCACAAGATAGCTATTTGCAGTAACATCCCTGGCAGTTACTCATGCACTTGCCCAGCTGGTTACCATGGAGATGGCAAGACAAATGGAACTGGGTGCATACCTGGCAAGCGTAAACATTTGCTAGCACTGGTATTTTCTTTAG GTGTGGGGATTACTGTTTTTCCCTTGATCCTAATTGCTACGGGCCTATGGTTATACCGAAGActtaaggaaagaaagaaaaagaaaataaaacaggaGTTCTTCAAGAAGAATGGTGGTCTGCTATTGCAACAGCAAATTTCTTCAAGCAAAGAAAGCgtagaaaaaacaaaactgTATTCGGTAGAAGAGTTGGAGAGAGCAACAGATGGCTTCAATTCAAGTCGAGTCATTGGTAAGGGAGGCCTTGGCACAGTATACAAAGGGATGTTATCAGATGGAAGCATTGTAGCCATTAAGAAATCCAATACTGTTGATGAAAAGCAATTGGACCAGTTCGTCAATGAAGTTTTCATTCTTTCACAGATCAACCATAGACACATAGTAAGATTGTTAGGTTGTTGTCTGGAGACTGAAGTACCTCTGCTGGTTTATGAATATGTCTCCAATGGCACCCTCTTCCACCATCTTCATGATGAGGACCATGCATCTACATTATCTTGGAAAAACCGGCTGCGAATTGGGAGTGAAATTGCTGGAGCCCTGGCATATTTGCACTCATATGCTTCTATAGCCATCTGTCACAGAGATATCAAGTCTAGGAACATATTGTTGGATGAAAACCTCCGGGCAGTAGTTTCTGACTTCGGACTTTCAAGGTCAATACCCCTTGACAAAACTCACTTAACTGCATTGGTACAAGGGACATTTGGTTACTTGGATCCGGATTATTTTCATTCAGGTCAATTTACAGATAAAAGTGATGTGTATGCCTTCGGCGTAGTCCTTGCTGAACTTCTGACAGGAGAGCAAGCCATTTCCTCGGATAGATCTGAACAAGGTCTAGCAAATCATTTTAGATCAGCAATGAAACAAAATCGTCTCTTTGAAATTCTTGATAACCAAGTTGTAAATGAAGGACAGAAGGAGGAGATTTTCGCCGTTGCTAAGCTTGCTAAGAGATGCCTAAAGTTGAATGGGAAAAAAAGGCCAACCATGAAACAAATTGATATAGACCTCCAACAATTGGGCAGATTTCAGGAGCAGTTGTCTTTTCAGAAGACAAAGATTCAAGAGCCTTCGTTGCAGCAGCAAACATGCCAGGACTACTGCACAGTAAGTGAAACATCCCATTCCTACACATTTGGTCCAGTTACAGAAGAAATAATGCATGACGATGAGGACTAG